In Nonomuraea sp. NBC_00507, the following are encoded in one genomic region:
- a CDS encoding glycosyltransferase family 2 protein produces the protein MITVVIPTIGRSTLGDTVAAVGSGVPVIVVDDRVTNRDRTGTLRRGGGSRTKERGVTLPSFSHEGLRVVRSGGRGPAAARNAGWRAADTPWVVFLDDDVIPEPGWTEAVWKDLVDLPGDVAGSQGRIVVPLPADRRPTDAERNTAGLARALWVTADMAYRRSVLEAVGGFDERFPRAYREDADLALRVARAGHRLVRGDRVTAHPVRPDGFWASVRFQRGNADDALMRHVHGPGWRAAIGGGRGRLRTHAVTTVAGLAALTLAARGIVGARREVLGRGPAVLAGLAGAVWAALTAEFAWRRIAPGPRTPDEVWRMVVTSVVIPPVACAHRLRGEWRVRR, from the coding sequence GTGATCACCGTCGTGATCCCCACCATCGGACGGTCGACGCTCGGCGACACGGTCGCCGCCGTGGGCTCCGGGGTGCCGGTGATCGTGGTGGACGATCGGGTTACGAATCGCGATCGAACGGGTACTCTTCGTCGTGGCGGTGGCAGTCGCACGAAGGAGCGTGGTGTGACGCTGCCGTCTTTTTCTCATGAGGGCCTACGAGTCGTCCGATCGGGCGGCCGGGGACCCGCCGCGGCGCGCAACGCCGGGTGGCGGGCCGCGGACACGCCCTGGGTGGTGTTCCTCGACGACGACGTGATCCCCGAGCCCGGGTGGACCGAGGCGGTCTGGAAGGACCTAGTGGACCTGCCCGGGGACGTGGCGGGCAGCCAGGGCCGCATCGTGGTGCCGCTGCCGGCCGACCGGCGGCCGACCGACGCCGAGCGCAACACCGCCGGGCTGGCGCGGGCGCTGTGGGTGACGGCCGACATGGCCTACCGGCGATCGGTGCTGGAGGCGGTCGGCGGATTCGACGAACGCTTCCCCCGGGCCTACCGGGAGGACGCCGACCTCGCGCTGCGGGTCGCGCGGGCGGGCCACCGGCTCGTGCGCGGCGACCGGGTGACGGCGCATCCGGTGCGGCCGGACGGGTTCTGGGCCAGCGTGCGCTTCCAGCGGGGCAACGCCGACGACGCGCTGATGCGGCACGTGCACGGGCCCGGGTGGCGGGCGGCCATAGGCGGTGGCCGCGGCCGGCTGCGAACGCACGCGGTGACCACGGTGGCCGGGCTGGCGGCGCTGACCCTGGCCGCCCGGGGCATCGTCGGGGCTCGCCGCGAGGTCCTGGGGCGGGGACCGGCGGTCCTGGCCGGACTCGCCGGGGCCGTGTGGGCCGCCTTGACGGCGGAGTTCGCGTGGCGGCGGATCGCGCCGGGGCCGCGTACCCCCGACGAGGTGTGGCGGATGGTCGTCACCAGCGTGGTGATCCCGCCGGTCGCATGCGCGCACCGGCTGCGGGGGGAATGGAGGGTGCGGCGATGA
- a CDS encoding carbamoyltransferase family protein has product MRFLGINAIFHDPAAALVADGRIVAAAEEERFSRRKHGKRPVAFSAWELPEQAAAWCLREAGLAPEDIDAVAYSYDPALVTQRPDGDWEDLRTTYAVRAPLFLATALPGLDPGQVRYVPHHVAHAASAGLACQWSTEGRDCAVLVCDGRGENVSHLAGRYRDGELDVLATQELPHSLGLMYEDVTEHLGFLRSSDEYKVMAMASYGTPRHLEALREAIYTTGDGGFRVEPVDWNLYAKALPKGGAWTSDHADLAASVQARLEEVLMELVRWLHGRTGERRLALAGGVALNCVANTRLLDEGPFDEVWAQPAAGDSGTALGGALHLAQAYGEPAAPMPTAALGRGFTDEELGAWLEVARVPHTRPADLAAAVAAELAADKIVAWFQGRAEYGPRALGHRSLLAHPGHARNTERLNDVKGREQFRPIAPMVLESRAAQIFGRGPVPSPYMLFVHDVHPDWAARIPAVVHVDGTARIQTVSPAAEPLMARVLAEFEARTGLPVIVNTSLNTAGRPMVDDPRDALECFGSAPVDVLVLGPYVVRRGEVFAS; this is encoded by the coding sequence ATGCGATTTCTCGGCATTAACGCGATCTTTCATGACCCGGCGGCGGCACTGGTGGCCGACGGGAGGATCGTGGCCGCGGCGGAGGAGGAACGCTTCAGCCGCCGCAAGCATGGCAAGCGGCCGGTGGCGTTCTCGGCGTGGGAACTGCCCGAGCAGGCCGCCGCCTGGTGCCTGCGTGAGGCGGGTCTCGCCCCCGAGGACATCGACGCGGTCGCCTATTCGTACGACCCGGCGCTGGTGACGCAGCGCCCGGACGGCGATTGGGAGGACCTGCGCACGACGTACGCGGTGCGCGCCCCGCTGTTCCTTGCCACGGCATTGCCGGGATTGGACCCCGGACAGGTCCGCTACGTGCCGCATCACGTGGCGCACGCCGCCTCGGCGGGGCTAGCCTGCCAGTGGTCGACGGAGGGGCGCGACTGCGCAGTGCTGGTGTGCGACGGCCGTGGCGAGAACGTCTCCCACCTGGCGGGCCGCTACCGCGACGGCGAGCTGGACGTCCTGGCCACCCAGGAGCTGCCGCACTCCCTCGGCCTCATGTACGAGGACGTCACCGAGCACCTCGGCTTCCTGCGCTCCAGCGACGAGTACAAGGTCATGGCGATGGCCTCCTACGGCACGCCCCGCCACCTGGAGGCGCTGCGCGAGGCGATCTACACGACCGGCGACGGCGGTTTCCGCGTCGAACCCGTCGACTGGAACCTCTACGCCAAGGCCCTGCCCAAGGGCGGCGCCTGGACCTCCGATCACGCCGACCTGGCCGCCAGCGTGCAGGCCAGGCTGGAGGAGGTCCTCATGGAGCTCGTGCGCTGGCTGCACGGGCGCACCGGCGAGCGGCGGCTCGCGCTGGCCGGCGGCGTGGCGCTGAACTGCGTGGCCAACACCCGGCTGCTGGACGAGGGGCCGTTCGACGAGGTGTGGGCGCAGCCCGCGGCCGGCGACTCGGGGACCGCGCTGGGCGGTGCGCTGCACCTGGCGCAGGCGTACGGCGAGCCGGCCGCCCCCATGCCGACCGCGGCGCTGGGGCGCGGCTTCACCGACGAGGAGCTGGGGGCGTGGCTGGAGGTGGCCCGCGTGCCGCACACCCGGCCCGCCGACCTGGCCGCGGCGGTGGCCGCCGAGCTGGCCGCCGACAAGATCGTGGCCTGGTTCCAGGGGCGGGCCGAGTACGGGCCGCGGGCGCTCGGGCACCGGTCGCTGCTGGCCCATCCCGGGCACGCGCGCAACACCGAGCGGCTCAACGACGTCAAGGGCCGTGAGCAGTTCCGGCCGATCGCGCCGATGGTGCTGGAGTCGCGGGCGGCCCAGATCTTCGGACGGGGGCCGGTGCCGTCGCCGTACATGCTGTTCGTGCACGACGTGCACCCGGACTGGGCGGCGCGCATCCCGGCGGTCGTGCACGTGGACGGCACCGCCCGCATCCAGACGGTCTCCCCCGCCGCCGAGCCGCTGATGGCGCGGGTGCTGGCGGAGTTCGAGGCCCGCACGGGGCTGCCGGTGATCGTCAACACGAGCCTGAACACCGCGGGGCGGCCCATGGTGGACGACCCGCGTGACGCGCTCGAATGCTTCGGGTCGGCGCCGGTGGACGTGCTCGTGCTCGGGCCGTACGTGGTGCGGCGCGGGGAGGTGTTCGCCTCGTGA
- a CDS encoding D-glycero-alpha-D-manno-heptose-1,7-bisphosphate 7-phosphatase yields the protein MFEKRRPGAVLFDRDGTLIRDVPYNGDPRRVEPMPGALEALGRLRRAEVPVAVVTNQSGVAKGLVSPDEMDQVNARVEELLGPFDAWAICVHDDADGCTCRKPAPGLVIRAAAVLDVSPRDCVVVGDIGRDMEAARAAGARGILVPTEQTRPEEIEQAPEVADDLTDVVDRVLSDAEGPVPAGARVSAPWARAMGWSRW from the coding sequence GTGTTCGAAAAGCGACGTCCCGGCGCCGTGCTCTTCGATCGGGACGGGACCTTGATCAGGGACGTGCCCTACAACGGCGACCCGAGGCGGGTCGAGCCGATGCCGGGCGCGCTGGAGGCGCTGGGCCGGCTGCGGCGCGCCGAGGTGCCGGTGGCCGTGGTGACCAACCAGTCGGGCGTGGCCAAGGGCCTGGTCTCCCCGGACGAGATGGATCAGGTGAACGCGAGGGTGGAGGAGCTGCTCGGCCCGTTCGACGCGTGGGCGATCTGCGTCCACGACGACGCCGACGGCTGCACCTGCCGCAAACCCGCGCCCGGGCTCGTGATCAGGGCCGCCGCCGTGCTCGACGTCAGCCCCCGCGACTGCGTGGTGGTCGGCGACATCGGCAGGGACATGGAGGCCGCCAGGGCCGCCGGCGCCAGGGGCATCCTGGTCCCGACCGAGCAGACGCGGCCGGAGGAGATCGAGCAGGCCCCCGAGGTCGCCGACGACCTGACCGACGTCGTGGACCGTGTGCTCAGCGATGCCGAAGGCCCCGTGCCCGCCGGCGCCCGCGTCTCCGCGCCGTGGGCCCGCGCCATGGGCTGGAGCCGCTGGTGA
- a CDS encoding glycosyltransferase, with protein sequence MRILLWHVHGSWTSAFIRGRHTYVLPLVPDRGPDGRGRAATYNWPDSAREVPWDRLRDEPVDVAVYQRPHEIDLARAWLGRDVPGIYVEHNTPKGDVPATRHPLAGQAGITLVHVTHFNDLYWDSGKARTRVIEHGVPDPGHLYTGELPRAGVVVNEPVRRTRVAGTDLLPRFAERVPLDVFGMKVNGLPYRAYEDLPQHVMHAELARRRVYLHPYRWTSLGLALIEAMTLGMPVVAVAATEAVEAVPAEAGVLSTKVHVLADALHAFAADPESAAQAGKAARAAALARYGLGRFLSDWDRLLGEV encoded by the coding sequence GTGAGGATCCTCCTCTGGCACGTGCACGGCTCCTGGACGAGCGCCTTCATCCGCGGCAGGCACACGTACGTGCTGCCGCTCGTCCCCGATCGGGGTCCTGACGGACGGGGGCGGGCGGCCACCTACAACTGGCCGGACAGCGCCCGCGAGGTGCCGTGGGACCGGCTCCGCGACGAGCCTGTCGACGTGGCCGTCTACCAGCGGCCGCACGAGATCGACCTGGCCCGCGCATGGCTCGGCCGCGACGTGCCGGGAATCTACGTCGAGCACAACACGCCCAAGGGCGACGTGCCCGCCACCCGGCACCCGCTGGCCGGCCAGGCCGGCATCACGCTCGTCCACGTCACCCACTTCAACGACCTCTACTGGGACAGCGGCAAGGCGCGCACGCGCGTCATCGAGCACGGCGTCCCCGACCCCGGCCACCTCTACACGGGCGAGTTGCCCCGGGCCGGCGTCGTGGTCAACGAGCCGGTGCGCCGCACCCGGGTCGCCGGCACCGACCTGCTGCCGCGCTTCGCCGAGCGGGTCCCGCTCGACGTGTTCGGCATGAAGGTGAACGGGTTGCCGTACAGGGCCTACGAGGATCTGCCGCAGCACGTCATGCATGCCGAGCTGGCCAGGCGGCGGGTCTACCTGCACCCCTACCGGTGGACCTCCCTGGGGCTGGCCCTCATCGAGGCCATGACCCTGGGCATGCCGGTCGTCGCGGTGGCCGCCACCGAGGCCGTCGAAGCGGTGCCGGCGGAGGCCGGGGTGCTGTCCACGAAGGTCCACGTGCTGGCCGACGCCCTGCACGCCTTCGCCGCCGACCCCGAGAGCGCCGCGCAGGCCGGCAAGGCGGCGCGGGCCGCGGCGCTGGCCCGCTACGGGCTCGGCCGGTTCCTGTCCGACTGGGACCGGCTGCTCGGCGAGGTATGA
- a CDS encoding WhiB family transcriptional regulator — MLDWTRRAACLDLDPELFFPISLEGPSQSQVERAKSVCHGCPVREPCLEYALATRQAYGVWGGTDPEQRRELSVAGPPRESVPAQPLRGGR; from the coding sequence ATGCTCGACTGGACACGCAGAGCCGCCTGCCTCGACCTGGACCCGGAATTGTTCTTCCCGATCTCCCTGGAGGGGCCGAGCCAGTCGCAGGTTGAGCGGGCCAAGTCGGTGTGCCACGGGTGCCCCGTGCGCGAGCCGTGCCTGGAGTACGCGCTGGCCACCCGGCAGGCGTACGGCGTCTGGGGTGGCACCGATCCGGAGCAGCGACGGGAGCTCAGCGTGGCAGGGCCGCCGCGAGAAAGCGTTCCCGCTCAGCCGCTTCG